The nucleotide window TGTTGTGCGCTCCCGCGCACCGGGCTATGGTCGCCGTCTTGTTTCTCGCTGCGGGCCTCTGCCCTTGCTCGAAAGACGACGGCCGCGATGTGCTCCAGTCGTGTAGTTACAGTAGCAAATAAATCATCCTCTGTCAATATTCTATAGAAAATCGCCTATAGGCTCCACTGGGCTTTTGCCAGCCCGCTTCTATTCGCTCAACCCGTGCACCTGGGGGACCCTTTTCAAGCCAGCGAAGAAAGGAAGTAAGGGCCGCCATGGAACCTTCGGCGTACACTTCCACCGTTCCATCCCATCGATTCTTTACCCACCCCACAATTCCACGACGAGAAGCTTCTTGCATCGTAGCATACCGAAATCCGACTCCTTGTACTCTCCCATGAATGATACAATGTACTGCACCTTGAGTTTCAGGGGAGCCTTCCGTCATGGCGATCCTCTTTTTTTCTTCGGATTTCTTCAATTTTTTGAACTATTTCATGGTAATCAAAGGGCTTATAAATCACAGGGTAAGAAACAGGAAACTCGGGCTGTAAAAAACCAGAGGTTACCAGGACTGCCATAGAGGGAAGAAATTTTTCCAGA belongs to Treponema sp. J25 and includes:
- a CDS encoding acylphosphatase — its product is MTEGSPETQGAVHCIIHGRVQGVGFRYATMQEASRRGIVGWVKNRWDGTVEVYAEGSMAALTSFLRWLEKGPPGARVERIEAGWQKPSGAYRRFSIEY